CCCAGGCGGCGACGGCGAGGTCGTCGGTGAACCTCTCCACGGCGTAGGAGCCGCCGGCCGGGTCGGCGACCCGGGCGACGTGGGACTCGCTGATGAGCAGGTGGGAGGTGTTGCGTGCGATCCGGCGACCGAAGGCGTCGGGCCGACCGAGGGCCGAGTCGAACGGCAGGACCGTCACCGCGTCGGCGCCGCCGACGCCGGCCGCGAACGCGGCGACCGTCGTACGGAGCATGTTGACCCACGGGTCGTAGCGCGTCATCATCGGCCGGCTGGTCACGGCGTGCAGGCGCATCGGCACCGGGTCGGAGCCGCTGAGCTCCTGCACGCGGGCCCACAACCGTCGCGCGGCGCGGAGCTTGGCGATCCCGGCGAACTGGTCGTCGGTGACGGCGAGCCGGAACTCCACGAGCCCAGCGGCCTCCCCCACCGACAGCCCGGCGGCGGTGGCGTCGCGCAGGTAGGTGGCCGCGGCCGCCATGGTCCAGCCGAGCTCCTGTCCGTCGGAGGCGCCGGCGTCGTGCGTCCCGAGCCCATCGATCACGAAGCCGAGCACCCCCGCGGCCGAGGCGCGCGCGGCGACGGCGGCGTCGAAGGTGGGCAGGCCGAGGTTGGTGCCGGGGTGGATCTCGCGATCACCGGCCCAGTCGAGGAAGGCCGTGGCTGTCGTCGTCGGATCGTCGCGGGCGTCGAGCACGACCGGCGCGAGGTCGAGGAGGACGCCGTCGAGCGTGCCGGCGAAGTCGGTGCCGGACGCGGCGTGGAGCCACAGGGAGGTCACGCCGCCCTCGAGGTCGCCGAGGACCTCCTCGTTGACGACCTTCGGGTCGCCGTCCGACACATGGGCCCGGATGTCCCAGTCGCCGGCGCGGGCCGGGCGACCGGAGGTCTGCAGGCCGTCGAGCAGCTCGGGCGTGCCGAGGGGTGGCACCGCGATCGCGTCGAGGGTGGTGCGGGTGAGCTTGTCCCACACCAGCCGGTCGGGGTCGTCGTCGGTCATCCGACGCGCCTTGCGCAGCACCTGGGCGGTCTCGCGCTCCCAGTCCTCCCGCGAGTGCCGGTCCTCCGGCTGCGCCAGGCGGAGCGTGCCCTGCTCGGGCTCCAGCTCGCGGGGCTCGTCCAGACCACCCTCGACGGCGGTCCCCTCGGTCGTCATGGTCCGAACAGTAGGAGGCGTCTGTGACCACGACCACCCGGTGTGACCTTTTCGGTACGCCGCCCCGCCGCGGGCCGACGCCCTACCCTCACGCCATGAAGGTCTCGGACCCGACCGGCCAGGTGTGGCGGGTACGCCGCCGGTGGGTGCCCTGGCGGCGGCGGCTGACGGGCTGGCTGAGCGA
The Nocardioides plantarum genome window above contains:
- a CDS encoding methylmalonyl-CoA mutase family protein, whose product is MTTEGTAVEGGLDEPRELEPEQGTLRLAQPEDRHSREDWERETAQVLRKARRMTDDDPDRLVWDKLTRTTLDAIAVPPLGTPELLDGLQTSGRPARAGDWDIRAHVSDGDPKVVNEEVLGDLEGGVTSLWLHAASGTDFAGTLDGVLLDLAPVVLDARDDPTTTATAFLDWAGDREIHPGTNLGLPTFDAAVAARASAAGVLGFVIDGLGTHDAGASDGQELGWTMAAAATYLRDATAAGLSVGEAAGLVEFRLAVTDDQFAGIAKLRAARRLWARVQELSGSDPVPMRLHAVTSRPMMTRYDPWVNMLRTTVAAFAAGVGGADAVTVLPFDSALGRPDAFGRRIARNTSHLLISESHVARVADPAGGSYAVERFTDDLAVAAWAVLGELEDGGAGDAWDAAIADVVAARERLVATRKRPLTGLSEFPHLDETLPERVPTGSTTGVRAYGASFEALRDDPPAAHVFLATLGPVAAHTARATFATNLFAAGGVAVDVAGPTDSVAALVAAYDGQAVVCLAGADAAYAEWGEVAASALREAGATRVVVAGASTSSTTDLFDVADDSCAMGVDALAFLARTREALS